ATGAGAAacactttatttttctatttctaagCATGAACTAAAGATTATATAAACATGGTAGCATTTTCATGACTTTCAAAACTCAAAAGACTGACTCTCATGCTTCGTTCTTGCAATATATAGAACActaaacttaatgtttggctatatattCCAAGAAACACGTGTCAAAATCGAAATATGatcattattttttaaaagtatctTAGTGTGCCTGTAGGCACACCAGACTTAGAATTAGATCATATGCTTCCCATGgagtgcttctttagcgtcattagcttgacggttggtCTTTGTCAGGGTGGATTATAGTGTCTTAGGTCTTCTCCCTTTACAGTGAAGCGGTCTCCACTTGATTCCTTGATGATCTCTACATGCTCTAGGGAGAGGACCTTTCTGATGGTGAACACTTGAGGTAATTGAGATGGAATGGTTGGAAGCTGGGGTGGTGTTGGTGGGTGGTGGGCTGATATCACCTTGTCTCCAGAGGAAAAACCCTCTGTAGGAATCTTCTTATGTCTCTATCCCCTTGGCAATTTCTTCAcaactcttttctcttcttccagtGGTGCTCCAGTGATTATTGTGTCAGGGGGTTCCTCATTAGCTGCTCTTTCCAACTCTTGTGgctttagttctttcttgatttctCTCGGTTGCTGTATCTCTTGAATTTCTTGCTTGTTCACAAAGGACTGTTTCAGTGGTTCAGCTACTGATTCAGTGTTGCTTTCCTTTGTGCACATGTTGCTATGATCATCCTTTGACTCTATAGGTTCTGGCTCAGACTCAGATGTCGGTTTGAAAACATGAAAGGTGAGGTGTTCATCATGTGTTCTCAGGATTAACTCTCCTTGTTCCACATCTATCAGGGCTCGAGTAGTGGCTAGAAATAGTCTCCCCAGAATAATGGGATGAAGATAACTTTCCTCCATGTCCagaacaacaaagtcagtggggaggaAGTAGTCTCCTACTTTCACCAATACATTTTCAACTACTCCTTTGGCCTGTTTTTGGGTTATATCTACTAATTGGATGATTACATCCGTGGATCTCAGCTccttgatttgcaacttcttcataagagatagaggcatcacatttatgctagctcctaagttacaaaatcctctgtcaatttttgtCTCTCCTATGGCACATGGAATATGAAAGCTTCCTAGATCTTTTTTTTTATGAGTACGTCCTTCTTGATGAGGGCACAACATTCCTTGTTCATTGTCACTGTTTGTCCCCCTTTTACAGTTCCTTTCttggtcagcagctctttcatgCACTTAATGTATGTAGGCATCTGTTGGAGAATTTTGATGAAGGGGATGTTGACACTGAGAGATGAAAACATGTCTAGAAATCTTGAATATGACTTTTCTTTTTCATCTCCCTTGAATCTCTGAGGaaatggtgcctttggcacataaggtttCGGAACTTCCTTCCTTGTTGATTCCTTCCTTTGTACAGATCCAGTTCCTTGTTCATTTTTCTCCAAATTACTTTGGAAAATTCCCTGGCTGTGCTCCGTTGGCTTGTTGGTACCTTCTTCCAGGTTTTCTTCATTTGCAAGGGTAACTGCCTTACAATCTTCCCATCTCACCTTCTTCAGTTTTCCTCTTAGATTTTTCTCAGTGTCACTTGGAAAACTATCAGTGGACTTCGGAGTCTGCTGTGAAAGATGTCCTACCTGAGATTCGAGATTCTTAAGAACCTCTCCTTGGCTCTTTATACTACCTCTGACTTCTTCCCTGAATTTTTTCATGTCTTCAGACTCCTTGCAAAGGTTTGCAATCATAACTTCCATTTTTGCCATTTTGTCCTCATCATGTGGTGATGGTTGGTTGAAGTTGGGGTGTTGAGAGTGGGTATTGTGGCTTTAGTATGGTGGCTGTGAGTAAATGTTTTGTATGGTCTGGTATGGtttttggttggagttttggtgagTGGAGTTGTTATACTGGTTTAGATTATGGAGTCTGTGGTCTTGGCCTTGGTTTTATTagttcccccacccaaagtttgggtggttcctccaactagAGTTAAAGgttttagaatatggatcattagcttgcctagatgaatttctaaggtaattagcttcctcccagtTAACTCCTTTTTCTATGTCCAACTCTTCTTGAGGTGATGGTTGAGTGTGGATAGCTGTAGCCTAATTTttctccatttgcttggtcaattcagccagttgcttggtgatcatcttgttctgGGCCAAGATTACATTCATATGGTTTAATTCCAAGACTCTCCTATTGTTGCTCCTATCtgaggcataaaaatactcattgtcagccactgtctctataacatcaatggcttattcaatggtcttcttcttattaAGGGAACCTCTAGATGAGTGATCTACAGCTTTCTTTGATTTATGATTCAGCccttcataaaaaatataaatttgcacccactcattaaacatttCAGGGGGGCATCTCCTTATCAaatccttgaatctctcccaggcttcataaagagGCTCACCATCCTGCTGTCTGAATGTCTGCACTTCAGTTCTTAGCCTATTTACCTTTTGTGGAGGATATAACCTTGTTAAGAATCTGTTCATTACATCTTCCCAGGTGGTCaagctttccttgggaaaggaatccagccattttgatgctttgtcccttaaagaaaatggaaacagtagcaatctataggtgtcaggatgaacaccattagatttaactgtgtcacatatcctttgaAATTTAGTGAGATGCTCATTAGGATCCTCTTGGGCACTTTCTCCAAAAGAATAGTTGTTTTGTACAAGAGttatgagttgaggcttcaattcgaAATTATTTGCATGGATAGTTGGCTTTTAAATACTACTACCACAGTTTCCTAGGTTTAGATTGATGTATGAACccagaactctcctctcttgtccagcaggATTGACTCCCCCTCTTCTGGCATGATTGttcacctctccttcatgatggttttccatatcatcctccatggttatatcaaagttttcctccttttcttctgcaCTAACAaccctctttcctcttgctttccTCTTTAATCTCAGGAAGGTTCTTTCTAGTTCACTATCAAAGGAGGTTTCAAcctctcttctacctgtcatacaagtaGCACAACAAGCAGCAACCAGCAAGAATTCACAGTTAATGAAAAAGAGTAGTTAGAGCAATTGAgccaattaatcaaacagttaatgaGTTAGTGAGTTAGTTTTGCTGGAATGTAAAGAAGtaagagaaaataaagagaaataaCTAAAAGAAAATTGCAGAGAACAAAAATGAACAACTGAAagtaaaattcaataaatcaatcgaaaacaaaagtgctcaatctagttatcctccaatttagtaattgtcaaaacaaaaccaatccccggcaaggTGCCATAAACATGATTCACCCAAaaatttgcctctcaacaaattttctactggcaagtgtaccggattgtcgtcaagtaaaaactcacagtagagtgaggttaaatcccacagggattggtagattgatcaatgttaattggagaattatgcAAGTTGAGCTAAATCGAAATTGAATtggaattgcagaaagtaaaattggcgggaaacttaagttgcaagaattaaatgacagaaattaaatttgcatgaaattaaatgacagaaactaaaattgtaagaaattaaatggcaatggggattaagcatgaaattaaggaagcaaaatttaaaagaatgggtagatcagagatggggaaactcattggggtcaggagatgtgagaattctccggatcaatttcattttcatcccttcctcaatcaatgaattcattgatctccttggcaatcttaagtgattatatcccaatcccttggcaatctaatctctctaagcatgaacaattgcccaattccttgatttaagtgctcatgggaagagatgaagtttagtcactgattataccacacaaattcatagatcaaagtgttggtaggattacacgtcactatatccatccaaaccccaatctaattcaatgtgagaaagcatttctagcatgatcttctcattcctcttccaaggttctgaggagatccaattatgaatagcttctttcccaagataactatccaattggatgaaaaacgaaagctttctagtaaaatgaagagaaaagaaagaagaagaagaatgaaaacaagtattgatccattgaatttacacagagctccctaacacAATGAAAGGCGTTtggttgttcatagctctcaaaatggaaattggcATTGAAAGATACATTGCAAAAGAAATGAACCGAAAGTAAAAAGTGccgtaaagtaaaaaaaaatctcCCCTCGAAAAAGTTTTctttaacttaaattctaagctatttatacactctcttccattgatcttcaatctctgaattgggcttttggcctcgatggaattgggttgatatggctccaattggtttcccttgctgttgagaagagatctgtttgaattgcaGAGTTCTGGTGCtcaagttggagtcaacgtttgatggccaacATTGACTCAAATGCCATCCTTAAAAACCAGAAAATtctgctgtcattggcgttttaCTTAatgttggagggccaacgttctgCTACCCACACGTATGCGTGCCCGGCGCGTTTGCGCCCATGGAGTAAAaatgctcatccacgcgtgcgcgtgttgtacgcgtgcgcgtgttgtacgcgtgcgcgtgttgtacgcgtgcgcgtggatgcaaaaataaCATTTTCCAGTTTAAAACAAAGGTAGAAGAGCGTTGGACtcagcgttggacctccaacgttggcaTATCCATGCGTGCGTGTACACCACGTTTACGCGTGAATTGCCCTTTTTCCCAtagacgcgtacgtgtcactggCGCGTATGCATGGAGTCAAGTTTTTCAATTCCAAATTCTGGGCTGGGCATCGCGGATGTTGGAGGCATCGTTTGAGGCAACATTCGACCTCCAATGTTCgtttggtgacgcgtacgcgtgaacctCGCATAtgcgtggatggtcaattttgccattccacgcatgcgcgtggatacAGAAATTGTCTtctttcacgcgtatgcgtcatagacgcgtacgcgtcgctcaaaaATTCTTTTGCTCCAGAATTGAACCCTAAAcccaacgttacctcaaacgtgaGCACCAGCACATTATGCAGAGAATTGTTCTGCTTCCTCTTCAATATTTggggcaacgttggtggtccaactttgccaccaacgttgcttcttcttcatcttttccagaatccttcttcaaccttcctccatgcttcctttcacctatcatcaaccaatacatgcatcaaagcgttgctaaagtcatgagaattctcatcattcttagcatacaagtaattatagtataattctcatgaaattgcatcaaattaatcatggttgaatgaatctaggcatacatgaatttctaaccCAGTTGCTTACTTATAGCCcaaaaaagtgcataaaacctattaaaaacaaagaaaaaggatagtgaaactagcctaagatgccgtGGCATcagtaggcatggtgaagtcactaagaacctttcttgcctctccttcaggttcggccatatcatcaatttcttgttcaaaattttctaaaaGGTTTTTTTCagagtattgtgctttagcttgttgtaagttcctccttaaagtcctttcaggttcaggataagGATTAAAAAGAGGTTTTTTATCCCTGTTCCTAGTCATAAACAAGAATAGAAAAGAGAAAGTTTGGAAGCTTCTATGTAAAGGCACAGAGGACTCCCAGTGAGATAGGAAGAAGAGTAGATGATAGAAAAGTAAAGTTggaagaagagagaggagaggagtTCGAACAAAAAGAAGTAAATAGGAGAAGAATtagaaataagaattaaaatatttttgtttttgttttatttatttatttattttgaaaattaaagttaataaaataaaaagaattgaaaattagttaatgaattttcaaaaatagaagagagagaagaagaagagaattctCGAGAATTAGGAGAGAGAAgaagtagttaggaagttttgaaaaagaagagagagaagataagtaattaatttaagaaatgatttgaaaacaagataagatagaagattagaaaagatttgaatttaagctttgaaattagaaaaataagaaaagatatgataagaaattaaaaagatttgaaaaagatttgattttaaagtttgagattagaaaagaattgaaaaatatttaaaagaacgataagatttgaaatttgattttgaaaaagatttgactttaaaatttgaaaattgaaatttgaattttaaattttgaagtttgaaatttggattttaaatttttgaattttgaaataagataagataatattttaaaaaagataagatttttttttattttgaaaatatttgaattttgaaatttaaaactaagataagataagatgaaaattttgaaattaaaatctgaatttttaattaaaatttttgaaaataattaaaataaagatagaaaagatattaatttttttatttttgaatttaatgaagaaagagaaaaacacacaaaagagaccaaacttaaaaatttttagatctaatacctgagcgagtcagggtcaatcccacgaggattgtggcttgaaccaagctatggttatcttgtaggtcttagttAGGCGAATCAGAGGTTGTTGAATTTGTGAGATCTAAACTAGGTTGACATGAAAGGAATAAATgtgtataaaatactttgtaaattaaattataatctaGGAtaggaagatggttaaggcttggagttgctttgtcctttTGAATTAACTCAATGCCTTTCTTGAGAGGCcgtcaatgctcctccagatctgaacaccagggttagtgcgtatcaagtctgattgagggtgaagctcctgcagtccattctccttaacgatcctactcaaaacgccatagacaaggtcggatcttccggatcagagaatgctgcgcctttgggttctagcctctaccacagagaccctaatctccctctAAATTGGCTGAACTTGTGTCTCTAGAAGTCCCTAACGAACTattaatttcaaattcaaatttcgaatttcaaaaccaaatatttttcaaatcttttcaatttctatcttatcttttctaactttaatttttaaattcaaatcttttctaatcttctattttatcttaatttcaaatctttcttaattagttacttgtttactctttcttctttttcaaaacttcctaactaattcttctctctcctattttcaaaaactttgcttctatttctctctcttatttttcaaaaatcatctttcatttttcaaactctttttagttaattagcttttaatttcctcctaaattaataattaaaataccttTGTTTCTtacttttctctttttatttctaattttcgaattcttttctcttttattcaaattcttcttctctcctctctatcttcattcttctttcttcttcacatctcacagggaatcctctgttcttgaacatagagacttcttttcttcttctttaatttcttggttttcatttcttttttatgagcaggaatagagataaagaacctctctttaatcttgatcctgaacctgagagcaCCTTAAAAAAGCGTTTGCAACAAGCTAAAGGACAACACTCCAAAGGAAATCTCACAaagattttcgaacaagaagctgaaagcATGATAGGCCGAGGCTAACAATGAAGGggatgcaagaaaggttcttaGTGAATacatgataaaccccgattttgtggtttatcttgtgcttaatttgggggattttatcacctttgcccacatttattcaatgaaatagcatggttttgcaattctcccttgatttgtgcttaaatgtgaaaacatgttttttaggccttaaaatagctaaatttaactcactttaattccattcgatgccatgatatgtttgttgagtgatttcaggttcataagacaagtattgaatggaagatgtaaggagaaaagcatgcaaagtgggagaactcatgaagaaatgaaggaaccgtaaagttgtcaagcctgacctctttgcactcaaacgaccataacttgagctacagaggtccaaatgaggcggattccattgcgttggaaagctaacatccggggcttcgaaatgatataaaatttgccatatgttactttgCGTTCAGGGGCGTGCATGCGCCATGTtcacgtgcgcgccgatgctgtccgtggcccactaaagtgaacccgcccccagcgatttctgaagcatcttgggcccaatccaactcatttctaatgctattgaacccaaggattgaaggggggaatgaaccaagtagtcatattttagttttcatcatgttttaggctataattctagagagagaagctctctcctctctctagattttatggtagttttagttaattcttcttggatccaagttttaattcttgttttgatttagtttctccttttaatttcttgttgttacatctctactcttctagttatACTTGTTATTTCCGttatttttccatttttatgtttatgaacaattgttggatcttagttttctttaatgcaattttatgtttccatgttcttttatgttgatcttgcttactattattgatttcttgctattgatagttatgggtttcctttaattcttgcattttgttatgtttacttttcttgcattctaggtgtttgataaaatgtttcctctagtttttgagtagttctctttgctcttggcttaggctaagggaattgagtgaccttgagtcattgggtctcattgaattggtgatttgagaacccttggtgatcaatttgatactcattgacgccaacccactactaatctaattagtaggtaggttgggacttatgggttgatgtgatcaaacctatttgatgtacttcaagccaaggagtagatattacgtacttaaggctttggaagtagacttaataggttggcctctcataattgtcaatatttggtatgtagacaaggatggtgatctcaattacctatgtctagacAAGATTTCCTTTCCATTtcttttgttagttcattgttcatttacttttcttgccatttattttcttgccaaaacacaaaaatcaaaccccttacccctttatagccaataattgagcacttcattgcaattccttgtgagacgatccggagtctaaatgcttcggttaattcttatttggggtttgttacttgtgacaaaaccatattttaatttgaggtgagagttgtttgttggtttggagctatgcttacaacgaagtgatTCTTTtctttaagaagaaaatctagaccgacaacaatttttggctatcaaattaatggcgccgttgccggggagttgcaatggtgttatgttattggctattgtgaatatgtgaatatgtttgccttttgcttatttcttagtttttgttaggcttaggacttgttgcttatttttgttagcttttgtttttatttgctctgatgaattctcatcctcactttggctatgagtttggctcaatttatgttgtagggaatgggaactacaatggtaacatgtatcaaggatggaacaatcaaagatgggaggagcctcaagggattgatcaaccttattggAAACAACCCCTTCcagtttcttatgggtataattctaatcctaatgtataccaacctaatggatgtggtgaaccttattgtgattgtcaataaCCACCACTACATACCTATGAACCACCCTCTCAACCTAATTTTGAactaccttactcacaagccccctaccaccaaacacttcattatgaccctaatccttatccaacataccaaccaccttatgaaccatatgaatgACACAtggagccaccaccattccaacacaattactctcaaaaACTACCTCAATATacgccatctccatatccttaccaagatgaaccaacttccaattatgaaacctccttcccaaacaatgaaccttctttttccacaccacctccaatgatgatcctctccaagaatgtgttagttcttacattcgaaggcaagaagagaaccaaaaggagtttaaggagctagaagccaagatggctatcctagcggAAGCCGTTCacaatatggtctcctcccgcctaagcctatgcgatcaaggaactcccattgttgaatgtggagaagcaattaaggagcatagtgagggagtgagtttagagcttcaaggtgaagaagagaagttgaagcaagaattgtcacaaggggaagaagttgagataaatgagctggaagaagtggttgaaaacataggagatgttggaagtccatgggaatgtagaattagagagtcctcttccaagatgcttga
The DNA window shown above is from Arachis ipaensis cultivar K30076 chromosome B08, Araip1.1, whole genome shotgun sequence and carries:
- the LOC107611182 gene encoding uncharacterized protein LOC107611182, translating into MAKMEVMIANLCKESEDMKKFREEVRGSIKSQGEVLKNLESQVGHLSQQTPKSTDSFPSDTEKNLRGKLKKVRWEDCKAVTLANEENLEEGTNKPTEHSQGIFQSNLEKNEQGTGSVQRKESTRKEVPKPYVPKAPFPQRFKGDEKEKSYSRFLDMFSSLSVNIPFIKILQQMPTYIKCMKELLTKKGTVKGGQTVTMNKECCALIKKDVLIKKKI